One part of the Musa acuminata AAA Group cultivar baxijiao chromosome BXJ1-5, Cavendish_Baxijiao_AAA, whole genome shotgun sequence genome encodes these proteins:
- the LOC135585090 gene encoding pentatricopeptide repeat-containing protein At5g16640, mitochondrial-like, protein MRKTLDRAFKFRVLNQFHKRLDIGKVSPFDSEIAGCLASDAFCPKYRCKNVIFFSSVNHNPTLNLDPSPLLGTSFEERCDFDDSKALDAGKHVNAKDIADVNDEPKSGRHFGESDDPDEDVESDEEMEREDGNADVELGVLDLFDRSREDKENKKEPLEEARDESGHPMVRETCKLIELRHMWNPKLEGELRHLLRCLNSHQVSAVLRSQSDERIAVNFFYWADRQWRYRHAPEVYYTMLELLSKTKLCQASRRALRLMIRRRISRRPQDFAHLMVSYSRAGKLRSAMRVLNLMQKDGCAPDLCICNTTIHVLIMAKRFEKALRFFDRMQRVGVTPDVVTYNCLIKGFCDANRVGDAMKMIREMPLKGSLPDKISYYTVISFLCKEKRVGEVRDLLKEMEIKANLIPDPVTYSTVIHVLSKHGHADEALEFFRETEEKGFQVDKVGYSAIVHAFCLDGRMEEAKEIVNEMLSKGCLPDVVTYSAVVNGFCRIGKIDQARKILRYMYKNGYKPNTVTYTSLLNGLCRIGSSLEALEMLNKSEEEWWTPSVVTYSVVMHGLRREGKLKEACELVMQMLGNGFFPTTVEVNLLIHALCRDGKPGDAKKFMEDCQSKGCTINVVNFTTVIHGFCQEGDLESAFSLLDDMYLSNRHPDVVTYTVIVDALGKKGEFEKATELVKKMLHRGFIPTPVTYRTVIHRYCEKGRVEDLLKLLEKMLVRQEFGTAYNQVIEKLCVFGKLDEAYKVLGKVLRTASKSDAHTCHILMESYMKKGLPLQSYKVACRMFHRNLIPDMKLCQKLSSKLIAEGHSDEGGRLLIKFVERGLTLPQHQ, encoded by the coding sequence ATGCGTAAAACCCTAGATAGGGCTTTCAAATTTAGGGTTCTTAACCAATTCCACAAGCGTCTCGATATCGGAAAGGTGAGCCCTTTTGATTCTGAGATCGCCGGTTGCTTGGCTTCCGATGCATTTTGCCCAAAATATCGGTGCAAAAACGTGATCTTTTTCTCATCCGTTAACCATAACCCAACTTTGAATCTTGATCCTAGCCCACTTTTGGGTACCTCATTCGAGGAAAGATGCGATTTTGATGACTCAAAGGCACTGGATGCCGGTAAACATGTGAATGCCAAGGACATCGCTGATGTGAATGATGAACCTAAGTCAGGTCGCCACTTCGGAGAATCAGATGATCCCGATGAGGATGtggaatccgatgaagaaatggaGCGTGAAGACGGGAATGCAGATGTTGAACTTGGGGTTCTGGATTTGTTCGATCGGAGTCGAGAAGacaaggaaaacaaaaaagaGCCATTAGAAGAAGCAAGAGATGAATCAGGACACCCGATGGTTAGAGAAACATGTAAGTTGATTGAGTTGCGGCACATGTGGAATCCAAAGCTTGAGGGGGAACTAAGGCACCTTCTGAGATGCCTTAATTCCCATCAAGTTAGTGCAGTGCTCCGTTCCCAGTCAGATGAGCGTATTGCAGTGAACTTCTTCTACTGGGCTGACCGGCAGTGGAGGTACCGGCATGCACCTGAGGTGTATTACACGATGCTTGAGCTATTAAGCAAGACGAAGCTCTGCCAGGCGTCCAGGCGGGCCCTAAGGCTGATGATTCGCCGAAGGATAAGCCGGCGGCCCCAAGACTTTGCTCATTTGATGGTCTCATACAGCCGAGCAGGAAAGCTCAGAAGTGCAATGCGGGTCTTGAATTTGATGCAGAAAGATGGCTGTGCACCGGATCTTTGCATTTGCAACACTACGATCCATGTACTCATAATGGCCAAACGGTTTGAGAAGGCTTTGAGGTTCTTTGACCGAATGCAGAGGGTTGGGGTTACTCCTGATGTGGTCACTTACAATTGCTTGATAAAGGGGTTCTGTGATGCCAACAGGGTTGGCGATGCTATGAAAATGATCAGGGAGATGCCTCTTAAGGGCAGCCTGCCAGACAAGATCAGCTACTACACGGTAATCAGTTTCTTATGTAAAGAGAAAAGAGTTGGAGAGGTTAGAGATTTACTTAAGGAGATGGAAATCAAGGCTAATCTCATCCCTGACCCGGTCACTTACAGTACAGTGATCCATGTCCTCTCGAAGCATGGGCATGCTGATGAAGCCCTTGAGTTTTTTAGAGAAACAGAGGAAAAGGGTTTTCAAGTTGACAAAGTTGGATATAGTGCAATTGTACATGCTTTTTGTCTTGATGGGAGGATGGAGGAGGCCAAGGAAATTGTTAATGAGATGTTGTCTAAGGGCTGTCTTCCAGATGTTGTGACATACAGTGCAGTTGTTAATGGATTTTGCCGCATAGGGAAGATAGATCAAGCAAGGAAAATTCTGAGATATATGTATAAGAATGGCTACAAGCCCAACACAGTTACATACACTTCCTTGTTAAATGGATTGTGCAGAATTGGTTCCTCATTAGAGGCACTGGAAATGTTGAACAAGAGCGAGGAGGAGTGGTGGACTCCTAGTGTTGTGACATACAGTGTCGTTATGCATGGACTAAGGCGAGAGGGGAAATTAAAGGAGGCCTGTGAATTGGTCATGCAGATGCTAGGAAATGGTTTCTTTCCCACTACAGTTGAGGTCAATTTGCTAATTCATGCACTCTGCAGGGATGGGAAGCCAGGAGATGCAAAGAAGTTCATGGAGGATTGTCAGAGCAAGGGATGTACAATCAATGTGGTAAATTTCACCACTGTTATTCATGGATTCTGCCAGGAGGGTGATTTAGAATCTGCATTCTCTTTGCTGGATGACATGTATCTCAGTAACAGACATCCTGATGTTGTAACTTACACGGTTATTGTTGATGCGTTGGGAAAGAAAGGCGAATTTGAAAAAGCAACTGAACTTGTAAAGAAAATGCTCCACAGGGGTTTTATTCCCACACCTGTTACTTACAGGACGGTTATCCATAGGTATTGTGAGAAAGGTAGAGTGGAAGATTTACTTAAGTTGCTGGAGAAGATGCTCGTGAGGCAGGAATTTGGAACCGCATACAATCAAGTAATCGAGAAGCTTTGTGTGTTTGGTAAACTTGACGAGGCTTATAAGGTCCTGGGGAAGGTTTTGAGGACAGCCTCAAAGTCAGATGCCCATACATGCCACATTTTGATGGAAAGTTACATGAAGAAAGGCCTTCCTTTGCAGTCATATAAAGTGGCCTGTAGAATGTTCCATAGAAACCTGATACCTGATATGAAACTTTGTCAGAAACTCAGCAGCAAGCTAATTGCAGAAGGACATTCTGATGAGGGAGGAAGGCTTCTGATTAAGTTTGTTGAGAGAGGACTAACTTTGCCTCAGCATCAGTAA